Proteins from one Salvelinus sp. IW2-2015 linkage group LG9, ASM291031v2, whole genome shotgun sequence genomic window:
- the LOC111968826 gene encoding homeobox protein Nkx-2.2a isoform X1 — translation MSLTNTKTGFSVKDILDLPDTNDEEGSITGPEEDNEGSETTKPTGVLVQSPLENVQNLPIKNRFYDSSDNPYTRWLATTDTIQYSLHGLSASSQDSAKSPEPSADESPDNDKETSSNGSDSGKKRKRRVLFSKAQTYELERRFRQQRYLSAPEREHLASLIRLTPTQVKIWFQNHRYKMKRARAEKGMEVTHLPSPRRVAVPVLVRDGKPCHTLKAQDLAATFQAGFPLSAYSAQTLHQMQYNAQYCAATTPQFPSAHHLVQTQQWTW, via the exons ATGTCGTTGACCAACACAAAGACGGGCTTTTCTGTGAAGGACATTTTGGACCTCCCTGACACGAATGATGAAGAAGGATCTATCACTGGACCGGAGGAAGATAACGAGGGATCGGAGACGACAAAACCCACTGGAGTTTTGGTACAAAGTCCGCTAGAAAACGTTCAAAATCTGCCTATAAAGAACCGCTTTTATGATAGTAGTGACAATCCTTACACAAGATGGCTTGCCACCACAGACACTATCCAATATTCAC TGCATGGTCTTTCAGCAAGTTCTCAAGACTCAGCCAAGTCCCCAGAACCCTCTGCGGACGAATCGCCAGACAATGACAAGGAAACGTCAAGCAACGGCAGCGACTCCGGTAAGAAGCGAAAAAGAAGAGTGCTGTTTTCCAAGGCACAGACGTACGAACTTGAGCGTCGATTTAGGCAACAGAGATACCTATCCGCGCCAGAGAGAGAACACCTCGCGAGTTTGATTCGCCTGACACCAACTCAAGTGAAAATTTGGTTCCAGAATCATCGGTACAAAATGAAGAGAGCGCGCGCTGAAAAAGGTATGGAAGTgacccatctcccctctccccgGCGGGTGGCCGTGCCTGTCTTAGTCAGGGATGGAAAGCCTTGTCATACTCTTAAAGCTCAGGACTTGGCGGCCACTTTTCAGGCTGGATTCCCCCTCTCGGCGTATAGCGCCCAGACCCTTCATCAAATGCAATATAATGCTCAGTACTGCGCCGCCACCACGCCACAATTCCCTTCAGCACATCACTTGGTGCAAACGCAACAGTGGACTTGGTGA